In the Lepus europaeus isolate LE1 chromosome 10, mLepTim1.pri, whole genome shotgun sequence genome, GTTGTGGCCGTTCACAGTGTGGTATTTCTGAACTGAAATTTGATGAGAAACAACCCGGGGTTAGAGTGGAACGCCCGCCACGTGCGTTGCAGAAAGTCCGCAAAGTGCCTGGGATCTGATACTCACTGACAATCTTATCCACGGAGTCATGGTCGTCGAAGGTCACGAAAGCAAAGCCCCTCTTCTTGCCACTGCCTCGGTCAGTCATGATCTCAATCACCTCGATTTTCCCGTACTGCTCAAAGTAATCTCGGAGGTGATGCTCTTCAGTGTCTTCTTTAATGCCACCCACGAAGATCTTTTTCACAGTGAGGTGGGCACCTGGTCTTTGGGAATCCTACCAAGCCGAGAGCCACGAGTTAACTCTAAATGGCAAAATCTGTTCTTTATCAGTACTTGAAAGGGTCCAGATGGCTCCCCAATCGCAAGCCTATTAGCACAACCGAgcgatggggggtggggggcccacTTACTTCTCTCGACACAGCCCTCTTTGGTTCCacaactcttccatccactttgtGTGGCCTTGCGTTCATGGCCGCATCCACCTCCTCCACGGTGGCGTAGGTGACAAACCCAAAGCCCCTGGAGCGCTTGGTGTTCGGGTCTCTCATTACCTGGAGACAGCGTGAATTCACTTATTACACGGCCTGGACCCGTAGGAGGCTATAGGGCAGTCCTCCTGTTCCCCGCTCCCGCAACTTCCAAAAACCAGGCCACAGAGCCACAAACGAGCCATTCCTAACTCAGGCCCCGTTACGATCTTAAGCCCTCGCACAGAATCTGCAGGAACAGCCGCCGGCGCCCCGCCTTCCGGGCCTCCCCAGTCTTACCACGCAGTCTGTGAGCGTGCCCCATTGCTCAAAATGGCTCCTCAGGCTCTCATCGGTCGTCTCAAAGCTCAGCCCTCCGATAAAGAGCTTCCGCAGCTGCTCGGGCTCCTTCGGCGACTGGGCGGGATggcaaatttttttattttaattcggGCTACCACGCGACCCCGTTTCCACGTGGGTGGGGGGACACAACTCGGCCCCCGCGGAGGCGGCACTTATTGTTCGCTCGGGTCCAAAGCGGGCCACGTGCTCCCCCTCATCAGGGGAGGCGGCCCGTTGGGGGCTGGGGAGCCTCCAGCGCATGCGCCGCTCCGCTCCCTCCAGACGCACGCGCAACAAAAGGCCCGAGCGGGAGGGGGACATCGCCGCGAGGGGCATAAAAGCTTTTTCAAAACCCGCTTACCGGGACAAAATTGAACGCAAATCGCCGTGTGGCTAACGATTTTACCCCGACGCCGACCCCGGAGTGATTATCGAGGGGCTAGCGGCCCGCAACCTCATGGCGACGACGAGGACAAAATGGCGACTTGAACTTTGGGAGGGGTAGGCCCTGGCCGCGACCGAGCAAACTGCCGAAAAGGGTGTTGCGGGCAAAGAAACCGCCCCTACCGGACTCGAAGAGGGAGACGAGGGGGAGAACTACGTTAGAAAAGGCGCGTTCCTCACCTCTGACTTCGACATGACGGCGGTGGGAAGAGAGAACTCGACGATGCTTCCTCGGCGGTGTCCGCAGGCAGAAAGGAGTAAGCCAAGGAACGTATCCGCCAGCCTACCTTCGGCCTCGCTTTTTTATCCCGCCTCCTCGCTTTCGACATTGGCAGACTCCACCCCTGCCTCGCTCTGATTGGACATTTGAAATCGCTTCCCTCTACTATTGGTGTACGGCGCCGCACTGCTGCGTACGTCACGGTTAGGGCGTTCTGCGCAGTCTCCACCCCTCGGATCCCATTGGTTCCCGAGCAATCTTATTCTTAGCCAGTCTGATTGGCTAACTGAACTATCATTCATTTTTAAACGTACTTCGCGAGTCTAAACGGTTTTTTTTGATTCTACTCGTCCAAATATTATATCCTATTTGTTTGGTAAAGCATTATTAACACCAAGCAGCAGAAAAGTAGTTAGATGTGACGGTTTTTTTCAACAACCGCCTGTTGAGCGCATGTGTAATAAAATGGCGATCTTGCGCATGCGCATTATAGAGTTCCGCTCGCCAC is a window encoding:
- the HNRNPA1 gene encoding heterogeneous nuclear ribonucleoprotein A1 isoform X2; translation: MSKSESPKEPEQLRKLFIGGLSFETTDESLRSHFEQWGTLTDCVVMRDPNTKRSRGFGFVTYATVEEVDAAMNARPHKVDGRVVEPKRAVSREDSQRPGAHLTVKKIFVGGIKEDTEEHHLRDYFEQYGKIEVIEIMTDRGSGKKRGFAFVTFDDHDSVDKIVIQKYHTVNGHNCEVRKALSKQEMASASSTPRGGFGGSRGGGGYGGSGDGYNGFGNDGGYGGGGPGYSGGSRGYGSGGQGYGNQGSGYGGSGSYDSYNNGGGGFGGGSGSNFGGSGGYNDFGNYNNQSSNFGPMKGGNFGGRSSGPYGGGGQYFAKPRNQGGYGGSSSSSSYGSGRRF
- the HNRNPA1 gene encoding heterogeneous nuclear ribonucleoprotein A1 isoform X4; protein product: MSKSESPKEPEQLRKLFIGGLSFETTDESLRSHFEQWGTLTDCVVMRDPNTKRSRGFGFVTYATVEEVDAAMNARPHKVDGRVVEPKRAVSREDSQRPGAHLTVKKIFVGGIKEDTEEHHLRDYFEQYGKIEVIEIMTDRGSGKKRGFAFVTFDDHDSVDKIVIQKYHTVNGHNCEVRKALSKQEMASASSTPRGGFGGSRGGGGYGGSGDGYNGFGNDGSNFGGSGGYNDFGNYNNQSSNFGPMKGGNFGGRSSGPYGGGGQYFAKPRNQGGYGGSSSSSSYGSGRRF
- the HNRNPA1 gene encoding heterogeneous nuclear ribonucleoprotein A1 isoform X3 — protein: MSKSESPKEPEQLRKLFIGGLSFETTDESLRSHFEQWGTLTDCVVMRDPNTKRSRGFGFVTYATVEEVDAAMNARPHKVDGRVVEPKRAVSREDSQRPGAHLTVKKIFVGGIKEDTEEHHLRDYFEQYGKIEVIEIMTDRGSGKKRGFAFVTFDDHDSVDKIVIQKYHTVNGHNCEVRKALSKQEMASASSTPRGRSGSGNFGGGRGGGFGGNDNFGRGGNFSGRGGFGGSRGGGGYGGSGDGYNGFGNDGSNFGGSGGYNDFGNYNNQSSNFGPMKGGNFGGRSSGPYGGGGQYFAKPRNQGGYGGSSSSSSYGSGRRF